In Euphorbia lathyris chromosome 2, ddEupLath1.1, whole genome shotgun sequence, the sequence tctcccagaatttagggttgggttcttccttttctgcggagctctaggctattcttactggaatcaatcttgctaaaaggctgggtgttaagaggctctctgtggagtctgataatttggaagcaatcaaaatgatttctgagaatcattctatgggtcttaacagtcgcaacctcatcaaagctattataaggctttgctcctcctttgagttcgtagagttcagacacatttttagagagcagaatcgtgttgctgatcgcttggcggcggcgggccatgaagggacgttaggcgttactacccttcctgtttcccctagtttcatctctcatcttctcttagaagataggattggggttagcttccctaggctaattcctgggtagtttgttgttattcgtttttcttttccttttctaccaaaaaaaaagatctAAATATTTATCCAAATGCATttgaaaaacaataattttaaactaTCCTAAGAAAAAGGAGATGCTAATGTATTATTCATCTCACTGGTGAAAAGACAAAACAAAGGTgagattttttatttgaaataacaaaataaaattatttgattacaattgagaaaaatataattattttaaaagaaaaatcaataaaCTAAACTCTTTATTGTTGAtggttattttaaaaataaaacaatttatattCTTTGAACAATGAATTTAATTACGAAAAAATAgggcttaatgcatatttacactTCTAAATTTGGCAAGTTTTGTCTAttggcaccctgaacttttTAAACAACCTACCACACACTTTTAGTTGGCATTAAAAATAAGACTCCGCATACctatagttggttttaaaaacctatcacacacctaaagTTGATTTATTCAGACCTGTtgcacacaaaatcgttgatctgtCATCTTTGACAGAAGAGGTCGTTGTGCGTgctatagaaaaaagaaaagcgtATTAGTTCGTTTTGTATGTCATCTCATATGTCAAAGATGACAGATTAACAATTTTGTGTGCAGGAGGTTCGAATGAGCCAACTTTAGGTGTGTAATAGGTTTTTAATgtcaactataggtgtgtgataagTTTTTAATGCAAACTATAaatgtgtgataggttatttaaaaagttcaggGTTTGAATAGGCAAAACTTGCCAAATTTTAAGGGTGTAAAACCAaaaaaatagtataaaaaaaacaaagtaaatgtAGTGGTTACCTTAAACTCTATATAATGACATAGAGTGCAAATGATATACTAATATAGAAGAGATAAGAAGATATTTGTTATATGATTCCAATACCGAGAGGACTGAAGGAACAAAATTTACAGTAATAAGCAACTCAACCTTTTCATATTAAAATTTGTACATATACAAAACTTAACTTGCTTCTACTTCCTTCATTCACTCCAAATTTTACCAGCTAAAAACACACTCTCTTCTCCATACACTATACACTACCTTAATCATTCTTCTCCATTAATTTTCCATCCATGGATGCCCTGTAAAAcgtacaaatatatatatatatttaattcatgataatctaattaaaaacaAGAATAAATCAATTAAGCTAAGTGAGTGATGTGCTTACTTAATACTTGCTCAGCGGAAAACCTCTTGGAAACGTCTTTGCACACCATCCTCCTTAATAGATCTTTAACGCCCGAAGATACCCCGTGAAAAGCTCCTAACGGAAACCTCAAATTCCCTCTCGAAACTGCATCAAATATCTCAACGGCGCTTTCCCCATAAAACGGCGGAAATCCAGCTAACATCACATAAAGTACCACTCCAGCACTCCACACATCTACCTTCATCCCGTACCCTCTTCCCGTTAAAATCTCCGGTGCCACGTAGTACGGCGTCCCTACAACACCACTAATCGTCTCTCCCTCCATAATCACCTCGCCCGACCCAAAATCGGCTAATTTAACGGAATTTCTCGAGTCCAGCAAGATATTGTCCGGCTTTATGTCGCGGTGGACGACGCCGTAGTTGTGGCAGTGCGAAACCGCCTTCATTAGCTGAATAAAGAGGACTCTGGCCTCGGTTTCAGAGAGCACGCCATTAGAGATGATTAAGTCGTGAAGATCCTGACCGGAACACAATTCCACAACCATATGAAGGTAGGAATCATCCTCGTAGGCATTGTAGAGGTGGATAATGTGAGGATGAGGGGAGAGAAGTTGGAGGATCTTAGGCTCTGTGAGAAGACATTGCGCGTCAATGGAGTCACCGGAGGTAAGGGTTTTATCGATGGACTTAACGGCAAAGGAATCACCGGTGGAGAAAGAATTGCAGAGAAAGACGACGCCGAATCTGCCCCGGCCGATCTCCTGGTTGATTAGGTAGTCTCTATTAAGCGCTTGGGTCATTACTCTTTTTCTGTGTTGATGTGTTTGGTTTGGGTTACCGAATATGATATAAAGGCGCTGTTCTGTTTAGGATAATAATGGGTTTCTAATACAGTACTAATAGGAGAATGGAAATTGCTGAATGGCGAAGGAATGTTTATTGGAATATTCCGAAGTTGATATTCACCGAATAGAGATCTAACGGCTGCAAACATCCGTTAGAGGTCGGTTATTTTGGAAATTACCAATGTCTCCCTGCTGAAACGCACTGGGGTTGGGGTTCCGTACTCAAATCCGTACGGAGTTGGAATCCCTATTATGGTGGATGTCAATTCCATCCTCACCGCCCATCTTTACACAACGGGATAAAGCAAAAACTTGTTCCATGTTTGGTAGAATATTAAGAGTGGGAAGGTACACACGGATtatgtttaattatttattatttattcttaatacatcagttgtatatatataaaaaaaagtttgatgattcaaaaaaaaaaaaaaaaaaagtttgaccTCTACTGATCTTACAtgttcaacaaaaaaaaatgactaAATCTGTAAACTTACATAGTGTGTTTTATTAGtttctaaatttatttaagGTGTTATGATTAACTTtctaaatttagtaaaaaaaatatcataaacataaataaaacagaaaattaatttgttttaaagatttaaaatcacgaattaaacttttattttgtaagttttgaatttttcaacagatttaaaaaaattgaaatgtatatcactttaGGCAAGTTCATGAATCAAATCGAACACTATAAACGAGTTCAGAAGGTCAATGCGCCACTTTAAATAAATCCAAGTGACTAATgaattattttaagcaagtttttTGGGGGCAACGAGACACTAtgcatataaatattttattttaagtaaatttattataaatttaaaattgaCTCATTTAAGAggcttttttatatttttaaatccaCTAGAACACATCTTAACATTTTCATTATTAATTttcccgaagtactcttactatatatattatcatttaACATCATTTGTACTTCACTTCTCATCCTTCATGCaatccaatttcaatttcatacattagtCCAAGATCCAAATTCTTCATGTAAATGTTTCGTtgattttacatatataaattcCTTTATATAGTTTAGTTCTCTGTATTTTT encodes:
- the LOC136220598 gene encoding phosphoenolpyruvate carboxylase kinase 1-like, translated to MTQALNRDYLINQEIGRGRFGVVFLCNSFSTGDSFAVKSIDKTLTSGDSIDAQCLLTEPKILQLLSPHPHIIHLYNAYEDDSYLHMVVELCSGQDLHDLIISNGVLSETEARVLFIQLMKAVSHCHNYGVVHRDIKPDNILLDSRNSVKLADFGSGEVIMEGETISGVVGTPYYVAPEILTGRGYGMKVDVWSAGVVLYVMLAGFPPFYGESAVEIFDAVSRGNLRFPLGAFHGVSSGVKDLLRRMVCKDVSKRFSAEQVLRHPWMEN